A region of Deinococcus rubellus DNA encodes the following proteins:
- a CDS encoding uracil-DNA glycosylase — translation MSDDSADAAQLAALAVQNRACHACDLRPGCTQVVVSDGNPEARLVIIGEGPGGDEDRTGRPFVGRGGQLLDQILKAVQLGRSDVYITNIVKCRPPGNRTPLPLETETCTALWLEPQLALLRPRVILALGNTPTRYLLQTSAGITRLRGVWHHYQQQDGLYSAYLMPMFHPAYLLRNDTRAPGGPKSLTWKDIQEVRAVLNGKTPEGLGGERVDPGQEALF, via the coding sequence GTGAGTGATGACAGTGCCGACGCGGCCCAGCTCGCCGCCCTCGCGGTCCAGAACAGAGCCTGTCATGCCTGCGATCTGCGCCCCGGTTGCACCCAGGTCGTCGTCAGCGACGGCAACCCCGAGGCCCGGCTGGTCATCATCGGTGAGGGACCGGGCGGCGATGAGGACCGCACCGGGCGGCCCTTCGTGGGGCGCGGCGGGCAACTCCTCGACCAGATTCTGAAGGCGGTGCAGCTTGGCCGCAGCGACGTGTACATCACCAACATCGTCAAATGCCGCCCGCCCGGCAACCGCACACCGCTGCCGCTGGAAACCGAGACCTGCACGGCGCTGTGGTTGGAGCCGCAACTGGCCCTGCTGCGCCCGCGCGTCATCCTGGCCCTCGGCAACACGCCCACCCGGTACCTGCTCCAGACCAGCGCGGGCATCACCCGGCTGCGCGGCGTCTGGCACCACTATCAGCAGCAGGACGGCCTGTACTCGGCTTATCTGATGCCGATGTTTCACCCAGCCTACTTGCTGCGCAACGACACCCGCGCTCCCGGCGGTCCCAAAAGCCTCACCTGGAAGGACATTCAGGAAGTGCGCGCCGTGCTGAATGGCAAAACGCCCGAGGGCCTGGGCGGTGAGCGGGTTGATCCGGGGCAGGAGGCGTTGTTCTGA
- a CDS encoding class I SAM-dependent methyltransferase: protein MPDLPADLTPTLLRLSARRAQLSTAGTTFYRMVHTTETAGLFALDRAGPVGVLSLYADLSAEQEQRLAAACGETGLESIYLKRRPPEAQHAANVERGRLSPPEPIWGERRPEVVALEDGVPYLIRPSADLSIGLFSDARRARTWVRQHTPPAGRVLNTFAYTCGFGLNAALAGAASVKNLDLSRKVLAWGQENYALSGLNAPDADFLYGDVFEWLRRLGKRGELFELVILDPPSFARSKAGVWRSERNYARLLAQAAAVTAPGGQVLALINHAGVSAAVFERLLGAGAVQAGRAMSFTARFGAGEDYPGAEHLKVRALRLE from the coding sequence GTGCCCGATCTGCCCGCCGACCTGACCCCGACCCTGCTGCGCCTGAGTGCCCGGCGCGCCCAGCTTTCCACCGCCGGGACGACTTTTTACCGGATGGTTCACACCACCGAAACCGCCGGGCTGTTCGCGCTGGACCGGGCCGGGCCGGTGGGCGTGCTGAGCCTGTACGCCGATCTGAGCGCCGAGCAGGAGCAGCGCCTCGCGGCCGCCTGCGGCGAGACGGGCCTGGAAAGCATCTATCTCAAGCGCCGCCCCCCGGAAGCGCAGCATGCGGCCAATGTGGAGCGGGGCCGCCTCTCGCCGCCGGAGCCAATCTGGGGTGAGAGGCGGCCCGAGGTGGTGGCCCTGGAAGACGGCGTGCCGTACCTGATCCGCCCCAGTGCGGACCTCAGCATCGGGCTGTTCAGTGACGCCCGGCGCGCCCGCACCTGGGTCCGGCAGCATACGCCGCCTGCGGGCCGGGTGCTCAACACCTTCGCCTACACCTGCGGCTTTGGCCTGAATGCTGCGCTCGCTGGGGCTGCCAGCGTCAAGAATCTCGATCTGTCACGAAAGGTACTGGCCTGGGGGCAGGAAAACTACGCCCTGAGTGGTCTGAACGCTCCCGATGCCGACTTTCTGTACGGCGACGTGTTCGAGTGGCTGCGGCGGCTCGGCAAACGCGGCGAGCTGTTCGAACTGGTCATTCTCGATCCGCCGAGTTTCGCGCGCTCGAAGGCAGGCGTGTGGCGCAGCGAGCGCAACTATGCCCGGCTGCTGGCACAGGCTGCCGCCGTCACCGCGCCGGGTGGACAGGTGCTGGCGCTGATCAACCACGCCGGAGTCAGCGCCGCCGTCTTCGAGCGCCTCCTCGGCGCGGGCGCGGTGCAGGCGGGCCGGGCCATGTCCTTCACGGCCCGCTTCGGCGCGGGCGAGGACTATCCAGGGGCCGAACACCTGAAAGTGCGGGCGCTGCGGCTGGAATGA
- the bshA gene encoding N-acetyl-alpha-D-glucosaminyl L-malate synthase BshA, giving the protein MLMPRISLPDGPPTDPSQLKIAVLCHSGAGGSGVVATELGLEVARAGNEVHFVGNAVPFRLQGMGGANGPYFHQASSFAYALFDQPFPELTAANALTEVIEEYGVQLTHAHYAIPHATAALHARSITGKTRVITTLHGTDVTLVGAEPAFRHTTRHAIQQSDAVTAVSQFLADLTRETLKVDVPIEVIPNFVDTQRFVRVTDPTIRARFAHPEEALLLHVSNFRPVKRVEDVVEVFARVASEIPARLLMVGDGPERTRAFELAQQLGVIGRVHFLGSFPDVQTVMGIADLFLLPSNKESFGLAALEAMSCEVPVVAARAGGIPEVVEDGVTGRLAEVGDVDAMAHAALEILKNRDVYLSMGQAGRRAALEKFHPSLIVPQYLAAYRRVLGQVAAER; this is encoded by the coding sequence ATGCTGATGCCCAGAATTTCCCTGCCCGACGGCCCGCCGACGGACCCGAGCCAACTGAAAATCGCTGTGCTGTGTCACTCCGGCGCGGGCGGCTCGGGGGTGGTCGCTACCGAACTGGGGCTGGAGGTGGCGCGGGCCGGAAACGAGGTCCACTTCGTCGGCAACGCCGTGCCGTTCCGGTTGCAGGGCATGGGCGGCGCGAACGGGCCTTACTTTCACCAGGCCAGCTCGTTCGCCTACGCCCTGTTCGACCAGCCGTTTCCCGAACTCACCGCCGCCAACGCGCTGACCGAGGTGATCGAGGAGTACGGCGTGCAGCTCACCCACGCCCACTACGCCATTCCGCACGCCACCGCCGCTTTGCACGCCCGCAGCATCACCGGCAAAACCAGAGTGATTACTACCCTGCACGGCACTGACGTCACGCTGGTCGGCGCGGAACCGGCCTTTCGCCACACCACCCGCCACGCCATCCAGCAGTCCGATGCGGTCACAGCGGTGTCGCAGTTTCTGGCTGACCTGACCCGCGAAACCCTCAAGGTGGACGTGCCGATCGAGGTCATTCCCAACTTCGTGGATACCCAGCGCTTTGTGCGCGTCACCGACCCCACCATCCGCGCCCGTTTCGCCCACCCCGAGGAAGCGCTGCTGCTGCACGTCTCCAACTTCCGGCCCGTCAAGCGCGTCGAGGACGTGGTGGAGGTGTTCGCCAGGGTCGCCTCGGAGATTCCGGCACGGCTGCTGATGGTCGGCGACGGCCCCGAGCGCACCCGCGCCTTCGAGCTGGCCCAGCAGCTTGGCGTGATTGGCCGCGTTCACTTCCTCGGCTCGTTTCCTGACGTGCAAACCGTGATGGGCATCGCTGACCTGTTCCTGCTGCCCAGCAACAAGGAGAGCTTCGGGCTGGCGGCGCTGGAGGCCATGAGCTGCGAGGTGCCGGTGGTGGCCGCCCGCGCCGGGGGCATTCCCGAGGTGGTCGAGGACGGCGTGACGGGCCGCCTGGCCGAGGTCGGCGACGTGGACGCGATGGCCCACGCCGCCCTGGAAATCCTGAAGAACCGGGACGTGTATCTCAGCATGGGGCAGGCCGGACGCCGCGCCGCGCTGGAAAAGTTCCACCCCAGCTTGATTGTGCCGCAGTATCTGGCCGCCTACCGCCGGGTGCTGGGGCAGGTCGCGGCGGAGCGCTGA
- a CDS encoding PIG-L deacetylase family protein, whose protein sequence is MTPTQPTILAVFAHPDDEAFSVGGTLAHYAQKGVKVVLACATRGEAGKITDPSMTITDLGQHREDELRRATAALGIPDPVFLDYHDSGRYERTRYDDELALMNVNPFAAELKIRDLIDSTKPDILITFDPHGGYGHIDHLIIHRAAAAAFFSSGNLGDGGLMRMYFTALGVEAAKGLARMGQDLDPNIYGVSESTVAVKMDVSAQAERKKAALVAHGSQTGPNSRMGQMSQEERGEMEKRMLGSEGFSIGGTRTSLPTFPLRGLFDGLKGFEALDD, encoded by the coding sequence ATGACACCGACGCAGCCGACCATTCTCGCCGTCTTCGCCCACCCCGACGACGAAGCTTTCAGCGTGGGCGGCACGCTGGCCCACTACGCCCAGAAAGGTGTGAAGGTGGTGCTGGCCTGCGCCACACGCGGCGAGGCAGGCAAGATCACTGACCCCAGCATGACCATCACCGATCTCGGCCAGCACCGCGAGGACGAACTCAGGCGGGCCACCGCCGCGCTGGGCATTCCCGACCCGGTGTTTCTGGATTACCACGATTCGGGCCGCTACGAGCGCACCCGTTACGACGACGAACTGGCGCTGATGAATGTCAACCCGTTTGCCGCCGAGCTGAAAATCCGCGATTTGATCGATTCAACCAAGCCCGACATCCTGATCACCTTCGACCCGCACGGCGGCTACGGGCACATTGACCACCTGATTATTCACCGGGCCGCCGCCGCCGCTTTTTTCAGCAGTGGCAATCTCGGGGACGGCGGGCTGATGCGGATGTATTTCACGGCCCTGGGCGTGGAGGCGGCCAAAGGACTGGCACGCATGGGGCAAGACCTCGACCCCAACATCTACGGCGTGAGCGAGAGCACCGTCGCCGTGAAGATGGACGTGTCGGCGCAGGCCGAGCGCAAGAAAGCCGCGCTGGTGGCACACGGTTCACAGACCGGCCCGAACAGCCGCATGGGGCAGATGTCGCAGGAGGAGCGCGGCGAGATGGAAAAGCGGATGCTCGGCAGCGAGGGCTTTTCGATTGGTGGCACGCGCACCAGCCTGCCCACCTTCCCGCTGCGCGGCCTGTTTGACGGGCTGAAGGGGTTTGAGGCACTGGACGACTGA
- a CDS encoding helix-turn-helix transcriptional regulator: MKNRIKVLRAEHNLTQADLADKLDVSRQTVNALETGKYDPSLPLAFKLARLFGMKIEDIFSDEAAI, from the coding sequence ATGAAAAACCGCATCAAGGTGCTGCGGGCCGAGCACAACCTGACCCAGGCTGATCTGGCCGACAAGCTGGACGTGTCACGGCAAACGGTCAACGCCCTGGAAACCGGCAAGTACGATCCGAGTTTGCCCCTGGCCTTCAAACTGGCGCGGCTGTTCGGAATGAAGATAGAAGACATTTTCAGCGACGAGGCGGCAATTTGA
- a CDS encoding ABC transporter ATP-binding protein, protein MLKINQLGKTYGDFQALKSVTLEASSGEVFGLLGANGAGKTTLLRTLATLLSPTSGSASVNGFDIVRQAQQVRASIGLVSGGMGLHDRLTGRETLKYFASLYGLSAGRTEERIETLNQQLDLKDLLDIRAGGFSTGMKQKIVVARALVHDPPVLLLDEAASGLDVLARRTLLDLVTALHSQERLIVYSTHVMSEVEELCDRVAVISGGEVLKVGTVNELVQDSGESNLERAFFRLLSEQKLLPAQKKGVVRG, encoded by the coding sequence ATGCTCAAGATCAACCAGCTCGGCAAGACTTACGGCGATTTTCAGGCCCTCAAGAGCGTTACGCTGGAGGCCAGCAGCGGCGAGGTCTTCGGGCTGCTGGGGGCCAACGGCGCGGGCAAGACCACGTTGCTGCGGACACTTGCCACCCTGCTCTCCCCCACCTCCGGCTCGGCCAGCGTCAACGGCTTCGATATCGTGCGGCAGGCCCAGCAGGTGCGGGCCAGTATCGGCCTGGTCAGCGGCGGAATGGGTCTACATGACCGCCTGACCGGGCGAGAGACGTTGAAGTATTTCGCCTCGCTCTACGGCCTGAGCGCCGGGCGCACCGAGGAGCGCATTGAAACGCTGAATCAGCAGCTCGACTTGAAAGACCTGCTCGACATCCGGGCGGGCGGCTTTTCCACCGGCATGAAACAGAAGATCGTGGTGGCCCGCGCCCTGGTTCACGACCCGCCCGTGCTGCTGCTCGATGAGGCTGCCAGCGGCCTGGACGTGCTGGCGCGGCGCACCCTGCTCGATCTGGTGACGGCCCTGCACAGCCAGGAGCGCCTGATTGTTTACAGTACCCACGTCATGAGCGAGGTGGAGGAACTGTGTGACCGGGTGGCCGTCATTTCCGGCGGCGAAGTGCTGAAGGTGGGCACGGTGAACGAACTGGTACAGGATTCGGGCGAGAGCAATCTGGAGCGGGCCTTCTTCCGGCTCTTGTCTGAGCAGAAGTTGCTCCCAGCACAAAAGAAAGGGGTTGTGCGTGGCTAG
- a CDS encoding ABC transporter permease, with protein MASVWTVAKQELLTTLRDRRTLTSTILVPLIMIPLFTVGLPLLFGTLFGGQAQTRQTVGVVGTLPPALRSQLTQDSKEEKGVRLIAVTDPTAAVRNGDVDAALNVQSALPSQAGTSGQLQLFYKVGNLKAESGAAGKVRSAVSNYNKGLVGKKLAELNLSPALLTPIALSTVDASNAAEAGSGQLAFIIPLFLLQFILAGATATATDSTAGERERGTLEALLATPAPRSTLLMGKLVATTLTALIAAGFSVLGLSLSAPIALLVTPAGQSTAQSATQQAFGGSLALGLGGLGAVLITAASAALLISALLLTLSLFARSVKEAQTYIAPLTLLIILPATLLQFADFLKTSNAIYAAPLIGSMLVILDTVKGALSGPHLLLSLGGNVLLAALLTLIASRLFGREGVAFKK; from the coding sequence GTGGCTAGCGTCTGGACCGTCGCCAAGCAGGAACTGCTGACCACCTTGCGAGACCGGCGCACCCTGACCAGCACCATTCTGGTACCGCTGATCATGATTCCGCTGTTCACAGTGGGGCTGCCGCTGCTGTTCGGCACCCTGTTCGGCGGCCAGGCCCAGACCCGGCAGACGGTGGGCGTCGTCGGCACGTTGCCGCCCGCGCTCAGGAGCCAGCTCACCCAGGACAGCAAGGAAGAAAAAGGCGTGCGCCTGATTGCCGTCACCGATCCCACCGCCGCCGTGAGAAACGGAGACGTGGACGCGGCCCTCAACGTGCAGTCGGCGCTGCCCAGCCAGGCGGGAACCAGCGGCCAGCTGCAACTGTTCTACAAGGTCGGCAACCTCAAGGCTGAGAGCGGCGCGGCTGGCAAGGTCAGGTCGGCGGTATCAAACTACAACAAAGGTCTGGTTGGCAAAAAGCTGGCCGAACTCAACCTCAGCCCAGCGCTTCTGACCCCCATTGCCCTCAGCACCGTCGACGCCAGCAACGCGGCAGAAGCGGGCAGCGGACAGCTGGCCTTTATCATCCCGCTCTTTTTGCTCCAGTTCATTCTGGCCGGGGCCACCGCCACCGCCACCGACTCCACCGCCGGAGAGCGCGAACGCGGCACCCTGGAAGCCCTGCTCGCCACGCCCGCACCGCGCTCCACGCTGCTGATGGGCAAACTGGTGGCGACCACCCTCACCGCCCTGATCGCGGCGGGCTTCAGCGTGCTGGGCCTGAGTCTCAGCGCCCCAATTGCCCTGCTGGTCACACCTGCTGGGCAGAGCACGGCGCAGAGCGCCACCCAGCAGGCCTTCGGCGGCTCGCTGGCGCTGGGCCTCGGCGGGCTGGGCGCGGTGCTGATCACGGCGGCGTCGGCGGCCCTGCTGATCAGCGCCCTGCTGCTGACCTTATCCCTGTTTGCCCGCTCGGTGAAGGAGGCCCAGACCTACATCGCGCCGCTGACCCTGCTGATCATCTTGCCCGCCACCCTGCTGCAATTTGCCGATTTCCTCAAAACCAGTAACGCCATCTATGCCGCGCCGCTGATCGGCAGCATGCTGGTCATCCTCGACACGGTCAAGGGTGCCCTGAGCGGCCCCCACCTGCTGCTGAGTCTGGGCGGCAACGTGCTGCTGGCAGCCCTGCTGACCCTCATCGCCAGCCGACTGTTTGGCCGCGAGGGCGTGGCCTTCAAGAAATAA
- a CDS encoding serine hydrolase, which produces MTLKVGRYLLLVGALGLGYSALRWNEAQSVASTAPTLASAQIPATPLGRPSVQSAVDQTPTSQTAAEPPLAGCPTAPPALRAPPPPAALNGQLGLYVAVIDPQTLQPLRAVSYSPDSEFPLASTYKQAVLWALLRQVDAGKLDLNEKFSVTRQTQSLGAYPFDGSTARQLAERMIQFSDNTATDLLHRTVGLQNVQNVADDLGLCRTRLILPTKDWWAAQAGLSQTFDGTKLWASATGKKREELAQLIDADAQKYRADYVQRKLNDYFDQRYDSADDLKVHNFSTPYELATLIAHEFLRSGLSPHSQDIQRKLMALGFGKSALLPIPIAEWGGKGGNGWKILTFSGSFKTKGGEHVVYAFMLHGSAQTYTMPLTRHAFAWIRSALGEILVAGDGGKPVQASAVQP; this is translated from the coding sequence ATGACCCTTAAAGTTGGTCGCTACCTCTTGCTGGTGGGCGCGCTTGGTCTCGGTTACTCGGCGCTGCGCTGGAACGAGGCCCAGTCGGTGGCTTCTACCGCGCCCACCCTCGCCAGCGCCCAGATTCCCGCAACCCCGCTGGGCCGACCTTCTGTCCAATCTGCGGTAGATCAGACGCCGACCAGCCAGACAGCGGCGGAGCCGCCGCTCGCCGGGTGCCCGACGGCTCCGCCCGCCCTAAGAGCGCCACCGCCGCCCGCCGCGCTCAATGGTCAATTGGGGCTGTATGTGGCCGTGATTGATCCGCAAACCTTGCAGCCACTCCGGGCCGTCTCGTATTCGCCTGACAGTGAGTTTCCGCTGGCGAGTACCTACAAACAGGCGGTGCTGTGGGCGCTGCTGCGACAGGTGGATGCGGGCAAGCTCGACCTCAACGAGAAGTTCAGCGTGACCAGGCAAACCCAGAGCCTCGGTGCGTACCCCTTCGATGGCAGCACCGCCCGCCAACTGGCCGAGCGGATGATTCAGTTTTCCGACAACACCGCCACCGATCTGCTACACCGCACCGTCGGCTTGCAGAATGTGCAGAACGTGGCCGATGATCTGGGCCTGTGCCGCACCCGCCTGATTTTGCCGACCAAGGACTGGTGGGCAGCGCAGGCGGGCCTGTCGCAGACCTTCGACGGCACGAAACTGTGGGCCAGCGCCACCGGCAAGAAGCGGGAAGAACTCGCCCAGCTCATCGATGCCGACGCCCAGAAGTACCGGGCCGATTATGTGCAGCGCAAACTCAATGATTATTTCGATCAGCGCTACGACAGCGCCGACGACCTCAAGGTCCACAATTTCAGCACGCCTTATGAACTCGCCACCCTGATCGCCCACGAGTTTTTGCGCTCCGGCCTCAGCCCGCACTCGCAGGACATTCAGCGCAAGCTGATGGCGCTGGGCTTCGGCAAATCGGCCCTGCTGCCCATTCCCATTGCCGAATGGGGCGGCAAGGGCGGCAACGGCTGGAAGATTCTGACCTTCAGTGGTTCCTTCAAGACAAAAGGTGGTGAGCATGTGGTGTACGCCTTCATGCTGCACGGCTCGGCCCAGACCTACACCATGCCGCTGACCCGCCACGCCTTCGCCTGGATTCGCTCGGCGCTGGGTGAGATTCTGGTGGCGGGAGACGGGGGCAAGCCAGTTCAGGCGTCAGCAGTTCAGCCCTGA
- a CDS encoding DegV family protein has product MIAIVTDSTSDLSAELRERHHIISVPLYVLFGGEMHRDGIDIKLGQLFKGVKEGQKIPSTSQPSPAEFAAVYTEALKTADEVLSLHISGQLSGTVGSARLAAQDFGGKVTVLDTHTTSMALGMLAIRAAEMAQAGCSMAEIVATIEQISAKGYIVFTVETLEFLRRNGRIGGAQALLGGLLNIKPILSVKGGRVESSGRERGQKKATANLVGQARDYISKFGPSRFAFVMTPGGDSNVAELRSGLVGADYEDRGTFDFGAVVGTHLGPGSYGIVMEPLNP; this is encoded by the coding sequence ATGATTGCTATTGTGACCGACTCGACGAGCGACCTCTCGGCGGAGTTGAGAGAGCGCCACCACATCATCAGCGTGCCGCTGTACGTCCTGTTTGGCGGTGAGATGCACCGTGACGGCATCGACATCAAGCTCGGTCAGCTCTTCAAGGGGGTCAAGGAAGGCCAGAAAATTCCTTCCACCAGCCAGCCCAGTCCTGCCGAGTTCGCTGCTGTCTACACCGAGGCCCTCAAAACGGCGGACGAGGTGCTGAGCCTGCACATCAGCGGCCAGCTCTCCGGTACGGTGGGCAGTGCCCGGCTGGCGGCCCAGGACTTCGGTGGCAAGGTCACAGTGCTGGATACCCACACCACCAGTATGGCGCTGGGCATGCTGGCGATTCGCGCCGCTGAGATGGCCCAGGCGGGCTGCAGCATGGCCGAAATCGTGGCGACCATAGAGCAGATCAGCGCCAAGGGCTACATCGTCTTTACCGTCGAAACGCTGGAGTTTTTGCGCCGCAACGGGCGGATCGGCGGTGCACAGGCCCTGCTCGGCGGCCTGCTCAACATCAAGCCGATCCTGTCGGTCAAGGGCGGACGGGTGGAATCGTCAGGGCGTGAGCGGGGTCAGAAAAAAGCCACCGCCAACCTGGTCGGTCAGGCCCGCGACTACATCAGCAAATTCGGCCCCTCGCGCTTTGCCTTCGTGATGACGCCCGGCGGTGACAGCAACGTCGCGGAGCTGCGCTCGGGGCTGGTCGGCGCGGACTATGAGGACAGGGGCACGTTTGATTTCGGCGCGGTGGTCGGCACCCATCTCGGGCCGGGCAGCTACGGCATCGTGATGGAACCTCTCAACCCTTAA
- a CDS encoding ATP-binding protein, which produces MVHDSVIAALRLAAEQDPGNPELRLHLADLLLQAGKAEAALEQARAALNREPDNVRALRLAAWAADEAGETDAAQRYHRLHDALTGVVQGTAQGVAAPVNTPLRAEVFPDPANEPEPGSAAEQNAADQRWDLQTPRVTLADVSGMQAVKQRLELALLAPLRNPELLKMYGSALRGGLLLYGPPGCGKTFIARAVAGELNARFINVGLSDVLDMYLGQSERNLSDVFALARRRAPCVLFLDEVDALGRRRSQMRHSAANVVGQLLSELDGAKASNEGVFVLAATNSPWDVDPALRRPGRFDRTLLVLPPDLEARRHLLELELRSRPTEALDLPAIAARTGEFSGADLSHLVSSATELAMQDAIRQGKVRPIRQADFIRALKEVRPSTRTWFETARNAAQFANEDGEYDDLLAHLRGKPSGR; this is translated from the coding sequence ATGGTGCATGACAGCGTGATCGCGGCCCTCAGACTCGCCGCCGAGCAGGACCCCGGCAATCCCGAGTTGCGTCTGCACCTGGCCGATCTGCTGCTGCAAGCCGGGAAAGCAGAGGCCGCGCTTGAGCAGGCCCGAGCGGCCCTGAACCGCGAACCCGACAATGTGAGGGCGCTCCGCCTGGCCGCCTGGGCCGCCGACGAGGCGGGCGAAACCGACGCCGCCCAGCGCTACCACCGCCTCCACGACGCCTTGACCGGCGTAGTGCAGGGCACGGCGCAGGGCGTGGCCGCGCCTGTGAACACGCCGCTGCGGGCCGAGGTCTTCCCTGATCCGGCGAACGAACCGGAACCCGGCAGCGCTGCCGAGCAAAACGCCGCCGATCAGCGCTGGGACTTGCAGACGCCCCGCGTGACGCTCGCAGATGTGTCGGGCATGCAGGCAGTCAAACAGCGGCTGGAACTCGCCCTGCTCGCGCCGCTTCGTAACCCCGAACTGCTCAAGATGTACGGATCGGCCCTGCGCGGCGGACTGCTGCTCTACGGCCCACCCGGCTGCGGCAAGACGTTTATCGCGCGGGCAGTGGCCGGTGAGCTGAACGCCAGATTTATCAACGTGGGCCTGTCGGACGTGCTGGACATGTATCTGGGCCAGAGCGAGCGCAACCTGAGTGACGTGTTCGCGCTGGCCCGCCGCCGCGCACCCTGCGTGCTGTTTCTGGACGAGGTGGACGCGCTGGGCCGCCGCCGTTCTCAAATGCGCCACAGCGCCGCCAACGTGGTGGGGCAACTGCTCTCAGAGCTGGACGGAGCCAAGGCCAGCAACGAGGGCGTGTTCGTGCTGGCCGCCACCAACAGCCCCTGGGACGTTGACCCCGCGCTGAGGCGTCCGGGGAGATTCGACCGCACCCTGCTGGTCTTGCCGCCGGACCTGGAGGCGCGGCGGCACCTGCTGGAACTCGAACTGCGCTCGCGGCCCACCGAGGCGCTGGATTTGCCCGCCATCGCCGCCAGAACCGGGGAGTTTTCCGGTGCGGACCTGAGCCATCTGGTCAGTTCGGCCACCGAGCTGGCGATGCAGGACGCCATCCGGCAGGGAAAAGTGCGGCCCATTCGCCAGGCCGACTTCATCCGTGCTTTGAAAGAAGTGCGGCCCAGCACCCGCACCTGGTTCGAAACCGCCAGGAACGCCGCCCAGTTCGCCAACGAGGACGGCGAGTACGACGACCTGCTGGCACACCTGCGCGGCAAACCGAGCGGGCGCTGA
- a CDS encoding tetratricopeptide repeat protein: MTQFDAPETLSSTEQAWPRILALLDLGRPREAAAETTRALAHTPDDALLWRLLSQIYADLNDYPQALEAAQRAVRLGPTDSHSYLTLGLSLWNAQVRGLTFGRFRRWSGAWKAAEPALAAMREALRLDPDNADALASLSQLHLMMNQPKLAQAHATAALQLEPQHRMAQIFLAQALLDLRQLGAAEEILRTLLLNDPNFVPALHLLSRVSLRRGRAEEAFTAALAAVRVDPANAGAQEHFKTLVHDYLPFPFSQRSPAWRVVIIPQAVILVPVAALGVWARTLYRVRKLSPHTRAQIRRVRVYNFSWRSPSVLYLVLWAVIFALLLTVGRLPARLQPAANTFVGALIMAALFGSFLWLAFRRVRGRSQ, encoded by the coding sequence GTGACCCAATTCGACGCCCCCGAAACACTCAGCAGTACGGAGCAGGCCTGGCCACGCATTCTGGCGCTGCTGGATCTGGGCCGCCCCCGCGAGGCTGCCGCCGAGACCACCAGAGCGCTGGCCCACACTCCCGACGACGCCCTGTTGTGGCGACTGCTCAGCCAGATTTACGCCGATCTGAACGACTACCCGCAGGCGCTCGAAGCCGCGCAGCGCGCGGTTCGCCTTGGTCCCACCGACAGTCACTCGTACCTGACCCTGGGCCTCTCACTCTGGAACGCCCAAGTGCGGGGGTTGACCTTTGGACGCTTCCGGCGTTGGTCGGGCGCATGGAAAGCCGCTGAACCGGCGCTGGCGGCAATGCGTGAAGCGCTCAGGCTCGACCCCGACAACGCCGACGCCCTCGCCTCGCTCTCGCAACTGCACCTGATGATGAATCAGCCCAAACTGGCCCAGGCGCACGCCACCGCCGCCTTGCAGCTTGAACCGCAGCACCGCATGGCCCAGATTTTTCTGGCCCAGGCGCTGCTGGACCTCCGGCAACTCGGGGCAGCCGAGGAGATTCTGCGCACGCTCCTCCTCAATGATCCAAACTTCGTCCCGGCGCTGCACCTGCTCTCGCGGGTCAGCTTAAGGCGGGGCCGCGCCGAGGAAGCCTTCACGGCGGCGCTGGCAGCCGTCAGGGTCGATCCCGCCAACGCCGGGGCACAGGAGCATTTCAAAACGCTGGTCCACGATTACCTGCCGTTTCCGTTTTCCCAGCGCTCTCCAGCCTGGCGCGTAGTGATCATTCCCCAGGCCGTGATTCTGGTGCCTGTTGCGGCGCTGGGCGTCTGGGCTCGCACGCTCTACCGGGTACGCAAACTCAGCCCACACACCAGGGCGCAGATCCGGCGGGTGCGCGTTTACAACTTCAGCTGGCGCAGTCCGTCCGTCCTTTATCTGGTCTTGTGGGCCGTCATCTTCGCCCTGCTCCTCACCGTGGGGCGTCTGCCTGCCAGGCTTCAACCGGCCGCCAACACCTTCGTCGGCGCGCTCATCATGGCCGCTCTTTTCGGTAGCTTTCTTTGGCTCGCCTTCCGGAGGGTGCGGGGGCGCTCCCAGTAA